From a single Stigmatopora argus isolate UIUO_Sarg chromosome 4, RoL_Sarg_1.0, whole genome shotgun sequence genomic region:
- the dnali1 gene encoding axonemal dynein light intermediate polypeptide 1, translated as MSEHAESLLKYETPVSVGKTTVRKSGKGRPFKVSQLQPPDLPVPPPPKTKATSPENAEILNVIFPPREWTEGNQLWTQRASTIPSTRADVVHLEEALDRRLQQRRALETGICPIRRELYSQCFDELIRQVTINCAERGLLLLRVRDEIQMTITAYQKLYESSVVFGMRKALQGEQDKVDMRQRIADFEKEKQELMKQLNEQKAQRVADERLTDEKREAQEKKHAEQLQFLKKTNQQLKAQLEGVLEPNK; from the exons atgagCGAGCACGCAGAATCCCTTCTCAAATATGAAACCCCGGTTTCGGTTGGAAAAACGACTGTTAGAAAATCAGGAAAG GGACGTCCGTTTAAAGTGAGCCAACTTCAGCCACCTGACTTGCCTGTGCCCCCTCCCCCTAAAACTAAAGCAACCTCACCTGAAAATGCGGAAATTCTCAATGTCATCTTTCCACCCAG GGAGTGGACGGAGGGCAACCAGCTCTGGACTCAGCGGGCATCCACCATTCCGAGTACCCGGGCCGACGTGGTCCACCTGGAAGAAGCGCTTGACAGAAGGTTACAGCAAAGGCGGGCTTTAGAAACTGGGATCTGCCCGATTCGGCGGGAACTGTACTCGCAGTGTTTCG acGAGCTCATACGACAAGTGACCATCAACTGTGCCGAGCGAGGCCTCCTGTTGTTGCGGGTCCGAGACGAGATCCAAATGACGATTACCGCCTACCAGAAGCTTTACGAAAGCAGCGTGGTGTTCGGCATGAGGAAAGCGCTGCAGGGCGAACAGGACAAAGTGGACATGCGGCAAAga ATCGCCGATTTCGAAAAGGAGAAGCAAGAGCTAATGAAGCAACTCAACGAGCAGAAAGCCCAACGCGTCGCCGACGAGAGGCTAACGGACGAAAAACGGGAAGCGCAGGAGAAAAAGCACGCGGAACAGCTTCAGTTTCTCAAAAAGACCAATCAGCAACTAAAG GCCCAGctggaaggggtgctggagccaaacaAGTAA